The following proteins are encoded in a genomic region of Rhodoferax aquaticus:
- the hisD gene encoding histidinol dehydrogenase, producing the protein MKIVASPAYLSTASADFFQNFQARLHWSADTDVAIEARVAEILQDVQSRGDAAVLEYTARFDGLTAATVQELELSQAELRAAFDAIPSAQRSALEAAAHRVRLYHEAQKRACGESWSYRDADGTLLGQKVTPIDRVGIYVPGGKAAYPSSVLMNAIPAHVAGVGEIIMVVPTPRGERNLLVLAAAYVAGVTRAYTMGGAQAIAALAYGTATIPAVHKITGPGNAYVAAAKRRVFGTVGIDMIAGPSEILVLADGTTPPDWVAMDMFSQAEHDELAQSILLCPDPAYITEVQAAIDRLLPEMPRAEIIAKSLSGRGALILTRSMEEACDLSNSIAPEHLEVSSQDPHRWEHLLKHAGAIFLGAYTSESLGDYCAGPNHVLPTSGTARFSSPLGVYDFQKRSSLIEVTAAGAQVLGPIAAELAYGEGLQAHARAAQMRLV; encoded by the coding sequence ATGAAAATAGTAGCTTCCCCCGCTTATCTGTCAACGGCTAGTGCCGACTTTTTCCAAAATTTCCAAGCCCGATTGCATTGGTCAGCTGACACGGATGTAGCCATTGAAGCGCGTGTGGCTGAAATCCTGCAGGATGTGCAATCCCGTGGCGATGCTGCCGTGTTGGAGTACACCGCGCGATTTGATGGCTTGACTGCCGCCACGGTGCAGGAACTAGAGCTTTCGCAAGCTGAGCTGAGAGCAGCATTCGATGCTATTCCCTCAGCCCAACGCAGTGCCCTTGAGGCTGCGGCACATCGCGTTCGTTTGTACCACGAGGCGCAGAAGCGCGCATGCGGTGAGAGCTGGAGTTACCGCGATGCGGACGGAACTTTGCTCGGGCAAAAAGTGACTCCCATTGACCGTGTGGGTATCTATGTGCCCGGTGGCAAGGCGGCGTATCCTTCTTCCGTATTGATGAACGCAATCCCTGCGCATGTGGCGGGTGTGGGCGAAATCATCATGGTCGTCCCGACTCCAAGAGGAGAGAGAAACCTGTTGGTGCTTGCCGCCGCTTACGTAGCTGGGGTGACGCGCGCCTACACCATGGGAGGTGCGCAGGCCATTGCGGCCTTGGCTTACGGCACCGCCACCATCCCCGCGGTTCATAAGATCACGGGGCCTGGCAATGCCTATGTTGCAGCGGCAAAGCGGCGGGTGTTCGGCACGGTGGGCATTGACATGATTGCAGGACCTAGTGAAATTTTGGTTCTCGCCGACGGCACAACACCACCCGATTGGGTGGCTATGGATATGTTTAGCCAAGCCGAGCATGATGAGCTCGCTCAGAGTATTTTGCTGTGCCCAGACCCCGCCTACATTACAGAGGTTCAAGCGGCCATTGATCGCTTGTTGCCCGAAATGCCCCGCGCTGAAATCATTGCCAAATCCCTTTCAGGGCGAGGCGCTTTGATACTCACCCGCAGCATGGAGGAGGCTTGTGATCTCAGTAATTCCATTGCACCTGAGCATTTGGAGGTCTCCAGCCAAGACCCACACCGCTGGGAACACCTGCTTAAACATGCAGGGGCGATTTTTTTGGGTGCTTATACCAGCGAATCCCTGGGTGATTACTGCGCGGGGCCCAACCATGTATTGCCGACCTCCGGGACTGCGCGTTTTTCAAGTCCTTTGGGCGTTTATGACTTCCAAAAGCGCTCTAGCTTGATTGAAGTAACCGCAGCGGGTGCTCAGGTCTTAGGTCCAATTGCCGCCGAGCTTGCCTATGGCGAGGGCCTTCAAGCCCATGCACGTGCCGCGCAAATGCGCTTGGTGTAA
- a CDS encoding ABC transporter permease yields the protein MNGWQTLLYKEVLRFWKVAFQTIAGPVLTAMLYLLIFGHALEAHVKVYDTVSYTAFLVPGLAMMSVLQNAFANSSSSLIMSKVMGNLIFLLLTPLSYMHWYVAYVGAAVVRGVVVGVGVFLVAALFTPISFVAPLWILVFAFMGAALMGTLGLIAGLWAEKFDQLAAFQNFVVMPMTFLSGVFYSIHSLPAFWQSVSHFNPFFYMIDGFRYGFFGVSDASPWLSFGVVAGSLLAVSAVAIQLLRTGYKLRS from the coding sequence ATGAATGGTTGGCAAACGCTGTTGTACAAAGAAGTCTTGCGCTTTTGGAAGGTGGCTTTCCAGACCATTGCTGGGCCTGTGCTCACTGCCATGTTGTACTTGCTGATCTTTGGTCACGCCCTCGAGGCGCACGTCAAGGTGTATGACACCGTCAGCTACACGGCCTTTTTGGTGCCTGGCTTGGCAATGATGAGTGTGCTGCAGAACGCGTTTGCCAACAGCTCGTCGTCCTTGATCATGAGCAAAGTCATGGGTAACTTAATTTTCTTGTTGTTGACCCCTTTGTCCTACATGCACTGGTATGTGGCCTATGTGGGCGCGGCAGTTGTTCGAGGGGTCGTTGTTGGGGTTGGCGTGTTTTTGGTCGCGGCCTTGTTTACGCCTATTAGTTTTGTCGCGCCTTTGTGGATCTTGGTTTTCGCCTTCATGGGGGCTGCTTTGATGGGCACACTGGGGCTGATCGCTGGATTGTGGGCGGAGAAATTTGATCAGTTGGCCGCCTTTCAAAATTTTGTCGTCATGCCGATGACATTTTTGAGTGGCGTGTTTTACTCGATCCATTCACTCCCCGCGTTTTGGCAAAGCGTGAGCCATTTCAACCCATTTTTTTACATGATCGACGGTTTTCGCTATGGCTTCTTTGGCGTTAGCGACGCTTCACCTTGGTTAAGTTTTGGCGTGGTCGCGGGATCATTGCTTGCCGTAAGTGCTGTGGCGATTCAGTTATTGCGCACAGGCTACAAACTCCGTAGCTAA
- a CDS encoding ABC transporter ATP-binding protein, with the protein MESNDLAPPLIEFRHVSFGYGGRLILDDISLSIPQGKVTALMGASGGGKTTVLRLIGGQVQAQSGEVLLHGGSQEAAPQDVGRLGREALFQARRRMGMLFQFGALFTDLSVFDNVAFPLREHTDLPEAMVRDVVLMKLNAVGLRGARDLMPSEVSGGMARRIALARAIALDPELVMYDEPFAGLDPISLGTAARLIRQLNDAMGLTSIVVSHDLDETFQIADHVIVLANGAIAAQGTPQEVRDSRDPLVHQFVNALPEGPVHFHYPAVDIDQDFAQELLP; encoded by the coding sequence ATGGAATCCAACGATTTAGCTCCCCCCTTGATAGAGTTTCGCCACGTGAGCTTCGGCTACGGGGGGCGCTTGATCTTGGATGACATCAGTCTTAGCATTCCTCAAGGCAAAGTCACAGCATTGATGGGCGCATCGGGTGGGGGCAAAACGACAGTGTTGCGTCTCATCGGTGGGCAAGTCCAAGCCCAATCGGGAGAAGTGTTGCTCCATGGGGGCTCTCAAGAGGCTGCTCCACAAGATGTGGGACGTCTGGGGCGCGAAGCCTTGTTTCAAGCACGGCGTCGCATGGGCATGTTGTTTCAGTTCGGGGCTTTGTTTACGGACCTCAGTGTTTTTGACAATGTTGCCTTTCCCTTGCGTGAACACACGGACCTGCCGGAAGCCATGGTCCGCGACGTGGTTCTCATGAAGCTCAATGCAGTGGGGCTGCGCGGAGCGCGAGATCTCATGCCTTCCGAAGTGTCCGGGGGTATGGCCCGCCGCATCGCTTTAGCCAGGGCAATTGCCTTGGATCCTGAATTGGTGATGTACGACGAGCCCTTCGCTGGTCTAGACCCGATATCGTTGGGGACTGCCGCACGCCTCATCCGACAGCTTAACGACGCCATGGGACTGACTAGTATTGTTGTGTCGCATGATTTGGATGAAACTTTTCAAATTGCGGACCACGTCATCGTGCTAGCCAATGGGGCCATAGCCGCGCAGGGCACACCCCAAGAAGTGCGTGATAGCCGGGACCCATTGGTGCATCAGTTTGTCAACGCACTGCCCGAAGGGCCGGTGCACTTTCATTACCCTGCGGTCGACATTGACCAGGACTTTGCGCAGGAGTTATTGCCATGA
- a CDS encoding BolA family protein, which produces MTSEELTSLISNGLPVEHCHLEGDGRHWYATIVSASFEGKRLIQRHQMVYATLGNRMQTDEVHALSMKTYTPTEWATSAAQ; this is translated from the coding sequence ATGACTTCTGAAGAACTGACCTCCCTGATTTCCAACGGCTTGCCTGTGGAGCATTGCCACCTTGAAGGTGACGGTCGGCATTGGTACGCAACGATAGTGTCCGCCTCGTTCGAAGGTAAGCGCTTGATTCAACGCCACCAAATGGTGTACGCGACTTTGGGCAATCGGATGCAAACGGATGAAGTGCATGCTTTGTCCATGAAGACCTATACACCCACCGAGTGGGCGACGTCTGCTGCCCAATAG
- a CDS encoding ABC transporter ATP-binding protein, with the protein MSAISFTSVSKAYPSPKGPKGSTFFALDGVNLDIQEGEFFGLLGPNGAGKTTMISILAGLSKATAGTVSVLGSNVQTDFAQARRKLGIVPQELVFDPFFNVREALRIQSGYFGIKNNDAWIDELLESLGLADKANANMRQLSGGMKRRVLVAQALVHKPPVIVLDEPTAGVDVELRQTLWQFIARLNKEGHTVLLTTHYLEEAEALCGRIAMLKTGRIVALDSTTELLKAASSNVLRFKIDGVLPTHLLNKARITGRIVQFPAHSAVEIEHYLSEVRKTGLVAQDVEIRKADLEDVFLDVMTKNKDSVHGVSR; encoded by the coding sequence ATGTCCGCTATTTCATTTACATCCGTTTCTAAAGCCTATCCGTCGCCCAAAGGACCCAAGGGAAGTACCTTCTTCGCATTAGATGGTGTCAATCTCGACATTCAGGAAGGTGAGTTTTTTGGCTTGCTAGGCCCCAACGGGGCAGGCAAAACGACCATGATTAGTATCTTGGCGGGCCTGTCCAAGGCAACGGCAGGCACCGTCTCAGTGTTAGGCAGCAATGTCCAAACTGATTTTGCACAAGCGCGACGCAAGCTGGGAATCGTTCCGCAAGAATTGGTGTTTGACCCATTTTTCAATGTCCGCGAAGCCCTGCGGATTCAGTCAGGGTATTTCGGCATCAAGAATAACGACGCATGGATAGACGAGCTACTTGAGAGCCTAGGTCTTGCCGACAAAGCCAACGCCAATATGCGTCAACTGTCCGGGGGGATGAAGCGTCGTGTATTGGTGGCGCAAGCCTTGGTACACAAACCCCCTGTTATTGTGTTGGACGAGCCTACGGCGGGTGTGGATGTGGAGTTGCGTCAGACGCTATGGCAGTTCATTGCACGGCTCAACAAAGAAGGCCACACCGTGCTGTTAACTACGCACTACCTAGAAGAGGCGGAAGCGTTGTGCGGCCGCATTGCAATGCTTAAGACCGGGCGGATCGTAGCGCTAGACAGCACTACTGAATTGCTAAAGGCGGCCTCAAGCAACGTGTTGCGCTTCAAGATTGACGGAGTGTTACCAACGCATTTGCTGAATAAAGCCCGAATTACAGGCCGTATCGTTCAGTTTCCTGCCCATAGCGCAGTGGAAATAGAGCACTACTTATCCGAAGTACGAAAGACAGGCTTGGTCGCGCAGGACGTTGAAATTCGCAAAGCCGATCTGGAAGACGTCTTTTTGGACGTCATGACCAAAAACAAGGACTCTGTCCACGGAGTGTCACGATGA
- the mlaD gene encoding outer membrane lipid asymmetry maintenance protein MlaD yields the protein MQRSNSDVWVGLFVLLGAAGIVFLALQAANLLSLGFDKGYAVTAKFDNIGGLKPKAAVKSSGVVVGRVESITFDDKTYQAKVALAMDKRYAFPKDSSLKILTSGLLGEQYIGIEAGADSVNLAQGDSISTTQSAVVLENLISQFLYSKAADGPSSDKDKK from the coding sequence ATGCAACGTTCGAACAGTGATGTGTGGGTAGGTTTATTTGTGTTGCTGGGGGCTGCCGGGATTGTGTTTTTGGCCTTGCAGGCAGCGAACCTGCTTTCCTTGGGTTTTGATAAGGGATATGCTGTAACAGCGAAATTCGACAACATTGGTGGATTAAAGCCAAAAGCAGCTGTGAAAAGTAGTGGCGTAGTGGTCGGTCGGGTGGAATCCATAACCTTTGATGACAAAACCTACCAAGCCAAAGTTGCTTTGGCAATGGACAAGCGTTATGCCTTTCCTAAGGACAGTTCCTTGAAAATACTCACGAGCGGCTTGCTTGGGGAGCAATACATTGGCATTGAAGCAGGCGCTGATAGTGTGAATTTGGCGCAAGGCGACAGTATTTCAACGACGCAGTCCGCCGTGGTGTTGGAAAATCTGATCAGCCAATTTCTATACAGCAAGGCGGCTGATGGCCCTTCTTCTGATAAAGACAAAAAGTGA
- the murA gene encoding UDP-N-acetylglucosamine 1-carboxyvinyltransferase — protein sequence MDKLLIRGGRNLAGQVLISGAKNAALPELCAALLTREAVTLRNVPRLQDVNTMLKLIGNMGVQVSQTELGVVCINASSLSSPEAPYELVKTMRASVLALGPLLARFGEATVSLPGGCAIGSRPVDQHLKGLTAMGAEIVVEHGYMIAKLPKGRSRLQGARIATDMVTVTGTENLLMAATLAEGETILENAAQEPEIPDLAEMLIGMGAQIEGHGTSRIRIQGVDALHGCDHQVVADRIETGTFLCAVAATGGDVVLKHGRVEHLEAVVEKLRDAGATVTAVTDGIRIQATGRLKAQSFRTTEYPGFPTDMQAQFMALNCISHGHAKVTETIFENRFMHVNELVRLGARIQIDGKVSVMEGVEKLSGATVMATDLRASASLVIAGLVADGETVVDRIYHLDRGYDQMESKLRGIGADIERIR from the coding sequence ATGGATAAATTATTGATTCGGGGTGGGCGGAACTTGGCGGGGCAAGTTCTGATTTCAGGTGCCAAGAATGCGGCCTTGCCTGAGTTGTGTGCTGCGCTTTTGACGCGCGAGGCTGTTACTCTGCGCAATGTGCCGCGGTTGCAAGACGTGAACACGATGCTGAAGCTGATTGGCAACATGGGCGTGCAAGTCAGCCAAACTGAGCTTGGTGTGGTTTGTATCAATGCGAGTTCGCTTAGCTCTCCCGAGGCACCTTACGAATTGGTGAAGACCATGCGTGCATCGGTGCTCGCATTGGGCCCTTTACTCGCTCGTTTTGGTGAGGCGACCGTGTCACTTCCTGGGGGCTGTGCTATTGGTTCACGCCCGGTAGATCAGCACCTTAAAGGGCTTACCGCCATGGGTGCGGAGATCGTGGTCGAGCATGGCTACATGATTGCAAAACTTCCCAAGGGAAGAAGCCGGCTTCAAGGTGCCAGAATTGCGACCGACATGGTCACGGTCACCGGTACGGAGAACTTGCTTATGGCTGCAACCCTCGCAGAAGGGGAAACTATCCTCGAGAATGCAGCGCAAGAGCCAGAGATTCCTGATTTAGCAGAAATGCTTATTGGGATGGGGGCCCAAATTGAAGGACATGGAACCAGTCGAATTCGTATTCAAGGCGTTGACGCCCTGCATGGGTGCGATCACCAAGTGGTGGCAGACCGCATTGAGACAGGCACTTTCTTGTGTGCCGTGGCCGCGACCGGCGGGGATGTCGTGCTCAAGCATGGGCGAGTGGAACACCTTGAGGCCGTGGTTGAGAAGTTGCGTGATGCGGGTGCTACCGTGACCGCTGTTACCGACGGAATACGTATCCAAGCGACTGGACGCTTGAAGGCGCAATCGTTTCGCACCACCGAGTACCCGGGCTTCCCGACCGACATGCAAGCCCAGTTTATGGCCCTGAATTGCATTTCACATGGCCATGCCAAAGTCACAGAGACGATTTTTGAAAATCGTTTCATGCATGTGAATGAATTGGTGCGACTGGGCGCGCGAATCCAGATCGACGGTAAGGTGTCCGTGATGGAGGGGGTAGAGAAACTATCGGGGGCGACCGTGATGGCCACTGATTTGCGTGCATCTGCCAGTTTGGTGATCGCAGGTTTGGTCGCTGATGGTGAAACGGTTGTTGACCGTATCTACCACCTTGACCGTGGCTACGATCAAATGGAATCCAAGTTACGCGGAATTGGTGCGGACATAGAGCGTATTCGCTGA
- a CDS encoding MlaC/ttg2D family ABC transporter substrate-binding protein, with translation MLVFVRDFRNLFLLLVACLSLALPRLSHAQDELPDVLIKRISTEVLDTIRADKAIRSGDLSKVIVLVDSRIMPNVDFQRMTASAVGPAWRQASAEQQKRLEEEFKILLVRTYAGALAQVTTQTISMKPFRASPDDKEVVVRSEIKGAGDPIQLDYRLEKTPGQGFGWKIYNLNVLGVWLVETYRTQFSQEINAKGLDGLITTLSERNKSNNKKG, from the coding sequence ATGTTGGTTTTTGTTCGTGACTTTCGTAATTTGTTCCTCTTGCTCGTGGCGTGTCTGAGTTTGGCGCTGCCACGTTTGTCTCATGCGCAAGATGAGCTGCCTGATGTTTTGATTAAGCGCATTTCCACAGAAGTATTGGATACGATTCGCGCAGACAAAGCGATCCGCTCTGGTGATCTCAGCAAGGTTATCGTTTTGGTGGACTCGCGCATCATGCCCAATGTGGATTTCCAGCGCATGACAGCCTCGGCGGTGGGCCCTGCGTGGCGTCAGGCTAGTGCTGAGCAGCAAAAGCGGCTTGAAGAGGAGTTCAAAATACTGCTGGTTCGTACGTACGCAGGTGCATTGGCGCAAGTGACTACGCAGACCATTTCGATGAAGCCGTTTCGAGCGTCACCAGATGACAAAGAGGTCGTCGTACGCAGTGAAATCAAAGGGGCTGGTGATCCAATTCAACTGGACTACAGGTTGGAAAAAACCCCAGGCCAAGGTTTCGGGTGGAAGATTTATAACCTCAACGTCTTGGGTGTGTGGTTGGTGGAAACATATCGGACGCAGTTTTCCCAAGAAATAAATGCCAAGGGACTTGATGGTTTGATTACTACTCTCTCGGAAAGAAACAAGTCCAACAACAAGAAGGGTTAA
- a CDS encoding glutamate synthase subunit beta yields MGKVTGFMEFERIEEGYKPVTERLKHYKEFVIGLDDAQAKTQAARCMDCGTPFCTNGCPVNNIIPDFNDLVFRQDWKAAIDTLHSTNNFPEFTGRICPAPCEAACTLNVNADAVGIKSIEHAIIDRAWAEGWVTAQPAIHKTGKKVAVVGSGPAGLAAAQQLARAGHAVTLFEKNDRVGGLLRYGIPDFKMEKSHIDRRADQLKAEGVTIRTGVLVGEMPKGSKVTNWAKETISAAQLKADFDAVLLTGGSEQSRDLPVPGRDLDGIHFAMEFLPQQNKVNAGDKVKGQLRADGKAVIVIGGGDTGSDCVGTSNRHGAVSVTQFEVMPQPPEVENRPMTWPYWPLKLRTSSSHDEGCERVFAISTKEFVGEKGKVTGLKTVKVEWKDGKMVEVAGSEQVLKADLVLLAMGFVNPVGTVLDAFGVGKDARGNAKASVDLVGGYSTNVDKVFVAGDMRRGQSLVVWAIREGRQAARAVDEYLMGVSNLPR; encoded by the coding sequence ATGGGAAAAGTCACTGGCTTCATGGAGTTTGAGCGCATCGAAGAGGGCTACAAGCCCGTCACCGAGCGCTTGAAGCACTACAAGGAATTTGTTATTGGTTTGGACGATGCACAAGCCAAAACCCAAGCGGCCCGTTGCATGGACTGCGGCACACCGTTCTGCACGAACGGATGCCCGGTGAACAACATCATTCCGGACTTCAATGACTTGGTGTTTCGCCAAGATTGGAAGGCTGCAATTGACACACTCCACAGCACCAACAACTTCCCTGAATTCACAGGACGTATTTGCCCCGCGCCATGCGAAGCTGCATGTACCTTGAATGTGAACGCAGACGCTGTGGGTATTAAGTCGATTGAACATGCCATCATTGACCGAGCTTGGGCTGAAGGTTGGGTGACAGCCCAGCCGGCCATCCACAAAACCGGCAAGAAGGTTGCCGTAGTCGGCTCAGGTCCTGCAGGCTTGGCAGCTGCCCAACAGCTAGCGCGTGCAGGGCACGCTGTCACTTTGTTTGAAAAGAATGACCGCGTTGGGGGATTGCTCCGCTACGGTATTCCAGATTTCAAGATGGAAAAATCGCATATTGACCGCCGCGCTGACCAGCTAAAGGCAGAGGGCGTGACGATCCGAACAGGGGTGTTAGTCGGAGAGATGCCCAAGGGTAGCAAGGTGACCAACTGGGCTAAAGAGACTATTTCAGCAGCGCAACTCAAGGCTGATTTTGACGCCGTGTTGTTGACCGGCGGCTCTGAGCAGTCACGTGACCTGCCAGTCCCTGGCCGTGATCTCGATGGCATTCATTTCGCCATGGAGTTCTTGCCGCAGCAAAACAAAGTGAATGCAGGTGACAAAGTCAAAGGCCAACTGCGTGCCGACGGCAAGGCCGTGATCGTCATTGGTGGCGGCGATACGGGGTCCGATTGCGTAGGGACGAGCAATCGGCACGGTGCGGTAAGCGTGACGCAGTTTGAGGTGATGCCCCAGCCTCCGGAAGTTGAAAACCGCCCGATGACATGGCCCTACTGGCCGCTGAAACTGCGTACCAGCTCTAGCCATGACGAAGGATGCGAGCGCGTTTTTGCCATCTCCACCAAAGAGTTTGTCGGGGAAAAAGGCAAAGTCACCGGTCTGAAGACTGTGAAGGTGGAATGGAAAGACGGCAAGATGGTGGAAGTTGCGGGCTCCGAGCAAGTGCTCAAAGCCGACTTGGTACTGCTTGCCATGGGTTTCGTAAACCCTGTCGGCACCGTGCTGGATGCCTTTGGCGTTGGCAAGGATGCGCGTGGCAATGCAAAAGCGAGCGTCGATTTGGTAGGGGGCTACAGTACGAACGTGGACAAAGTTTTCGTCGCTGGTGACATGCGCAGAGGGCAAAGCTTGGTGGTTTGGGCCATCCGTGAAGGTCGACAAGCCGCTCGGGCCGTAGATGAGTACTTAATGGGTGTAAGTAACCTGCCCCGCTAA
- the mlaE gene encoding lipid asymmetry maintenance ABC transporter permease subunit MlaE, which translates to MKWYDPRELGYAVRGKLADIGFGARLFLRLLTSLVATMRRPSLVLDQVHFMGNYSLAIISVSGVFVGFVLGLQGYYTLQRYGSSEALGLLVTLSLVRELGPVITALLFAGRAGTSLTAEIGLMKAGEQLSAMEMMAVDPVQRILAPRFWGAVIAMPLLAAIFSAVGVMGGWLVGVLLIGIDSGSFWSQTQGGVDVWRDVGNGVLKSVVFGFAVSFIALLQGYVAQATPEGVARATTRTVVAASLAVLGLDFVLTAMMFSI; encoded by the coding sequence ATGAAGTGGTACGACCCTCGCGAGCTGGGTTACGCTGTTCGCGGCAAGCTTGCAGATATAGGTTTTGGGGCTCGGCTCTTTCTGCGATTACTGACCTCTTTGGTTGCCACAATGCGTCGCCCGTCCTTGGTGTTGGACCAGGTGCACTTTATGGGTAACTACTCCTTGGCCATCATTTCGGTGTCGGGCGTGTTTGTGGGTTTTGTTCTTGGGTTGCAGGGCTACTACACGTTGCAGCGCTATGGATCGTCTGAGGCTTTGGGTTTGCTGGTAACCCTGAGTTTGGTTCGAGAGCTTGGGCCTGTGATCACGGCGCTCTTGTTTGCTGGACGCGCAGGGACCTCACTGACCGCTGAGATCGGCTTAATGAAAGCTGGCGAGCAGCTCAGTGCGATGGAAATGATGGCGGTAGATCCTGTGCAACGTATATTGGCCCCTCGGTTTTGGGGCGCTGTAATTGCGATGCCCCTATTGGCTGCGATATTCAGTGCGGTTGGTGTGATGGGGGGCTGGTTGGTCGGGGTCTTGCTGATTGGTATTGACTCAGGTTCCTTCTGGAGTCAAACCCAAGGCGGTGTGGATGTCTGGCGTGACGTTGGCAATGGGGTGTTGAAGAGCGTCGTTTTTGGTTTTGCAGTCAGCTTTATTGCACTGCTGCAAGGCTATGTCGCACAAGCAACGCCCGAAGGTGTTGCAAGGGCGACCACACGCACAGTTGTGGCGGCCTCGCTCGCGGTGCTAGGGTTAGATTTCGTGTTAACGGCGATGATGTTCAGTATCTAG
- a CDS encoding MlaA family lipoprotein: MFVIGRVTSGWLRCLSLGVVIALLQGCASVPNPDARDPFESVNRGVFSFNDAVDRAVAKPVATVYKGITPFWFRKGVGNFFGNLDDVWSAFNNALQLRGQETGDSIGRVMVNTTIGLLGVVDVASDLNIDKHPSNFGLTLGRWGVAPGPYLVLPLLGPSSLRDAVGLPVDSQGSILGKVSDVQVRDTLTLVNLVDTRAAFLGAGQVVEEAALDKYSFIRDGYLQRRRNLVYDGNPPEEDEAPLGK, translated from the coding sequence ATGTTTGTGATTGGTCGAGTTACCAGCGGGTGGTTACGGTGTCTGAGCTTGGGCGTGGTCATTGCCTTATTACAAGGTTGTGCCAGTGTGCCCAACCCGGATGCACGGGATCCCTTTGAGTCGGTCAATCGCGGTGTTTTCTCCTTCAATGACGCGGTCGACCGGGCAGTGGCCAAGCCAGTGGCTACGGTCTACAAGGGCATTACGCCTTTTTGGTTTCGTAAGGGCGTCGGTAACTTTTTTGGTAATTTGGACGACGTTTGGTCAGCCTTCAACAATGCCTTGCAACTTCGTGGGCAAGAGACTGGTGACAGCATCGGTCGTGTAATGGTCAATACGACCATCGGGCTATTGGGTGTGGTGGACGTGGCCAGTGATCTCAATATCGACAAACACCCCTCCAACTTCGGTTTGACATTGGGCCGATGGGGCGTAGCGCCAGGCCCCTATCTTGTGCTGCCTTTGCTTGGGCCGAGCTCCTTGCGCGACGCCGTAGGGCTTCCTGTGGATAGCCAAGGCAGTATTCTTGGCAAAGTATCAGATGTGCAAGTTCGTGACACACTAACTTTGGTGAATTTGGTAGACACCCGAGCCGCTTTCTTGGGGGCTGGGCAGGTGGTCGAAGAGGCTGCGTTGGATAAGTACAGCTTCATCCGTGATGGCTATTTGCAGCGCCGAAGAAACCTAGTCTATGATGGAAACCCTCCCGAAGAAGATGAGGCTCCGTTGGGTAAGTAG
- a CDS encoding STAS domain-containing protein: protein MLSLPATLTQNDASACLEQLTAGLRSEAAQVVVDAARLRSFDTSALAVLLALRRECARAGKHFTVQGLPQRLRDLASLYGVESLLPSA, encoded by the coding sequence GTGCTCAGTCTACCCGCCACCCTCACCCAGAACGATGCAAGTGCTTGTTTGGAGCAATTGACCGCAGGTTTACGGTCAGAAGCCGCACAAGTGGTTGTTGATGCGGCCCGCTTGCGAAGTTTTGATACTTCGGCCTTAGCTGTCTTACTTGCATTGCGCAGAGAATGCGCGCGTGCGGGTAAGCACTTTACAGTGCAGGGTTTGCCGCAACGGCTGCGGGATTTGGCTTCCTTGTATGGGGTCGAAAGCTTGTTGCCAAGCGCTTAG
- the hisG gene encoding ATP phosphoribosyltransferase produces MITLALSKGRIFEETVPLLKAAGIEVLDDPEKSRKLILETNQPHVRVLVVRATDVPTYVQYGGADLGITGKDTLLEHGSQGLYQPLDLQIAKCRISVAARADFDYVSAVKQGSRLKVATKYVAIARDFFASKGVHVDLIKLYGSMELAPLVGLADAIVDLVSTGNTLRANHLVEVEPIMEISSRLVVNQAALKLKQDPIRKIIDAFAGAIGQGT; encoded by the coding sequence ATGATTACCCTAGCCCTATCCAAAGGGCGTATTTTTGAAGAAACTGTGCCCCTACTCAAAGCAGCGGGCATTGAAGTGTTAGATGATCCAGAGAAGTCTCGCAAGCTGATCCTGGAGACCAACCAGCCACACGTGAGAGTGCTGGTCGTGCGCGCAACGGATGTGCCAACGTACGTGCAGTATGGTGGGGCAGATCTAGGCATTACTGGCAAAGATACGCTCTTGGAGCACGGTAGCCAAGGCTTGTACCAACCCCTGGACTTGCAAATTGCCAAGTGCCGAATCAGTGTGGCAGCACGCGCAGACTTTGACTATGTATCAGCGGTGAAGCAGGGGTCTCGCTTGAAGGTTGCGACGAAGTATGTCGCCATTGCCCGTGATTTTTTTGCGTCCAAAGGTGTGCATGTGGACTTGATCAAGCTATACGGCAGCATGGAACTTGCCCCGCTAGTGGGACTCGCGGACGCCATCGTTGACTTGGTCTCTACAGGAAACACCTTGCGCGCGAATCACTTGGTGGAAGTAGAGCCCATTATGGAAATCAGCTCGCGCTTGGTGGTGAATCAAGCCGCACTCAAGCTCAAACAAGACCCCATTCGGAAGATCATTGATGCATTCGCTGGCGCGATTGGCCAAGGAACCTGA